The stretch of DNA TCGGCCGACGGCGATCGTTGGCGGTGAGCTGACGATGGACAGCCTCGAGATCCGCCACGACCCGGCGTCGAAGGTCAGCGAGGCGCCGCTACAGCTCAAGAGCAACTGTGGCTGCCTCTTGATCGACGACTTCGGCCGCCAACGCGTCGAGCCGACCGAGCTGCTCAACCGCTGGATCATCCCGCTGGAAAACCGCTGTGACTACCTGACGCTCGCCAGCGGCAAGAAGGTTCAGACGCCGTTCGACCAGCTGATCATCTTCTCGACGAACCTCGAACCCCACGAACTAGCGGACGAGGCGTTCCTACGCCGCATCCCTTACAAGGTGGAGGTGACGGACCCAACGGTCGATGAGTTCCGCTCGTTGTTCCGGGCGAGCTGCGAGTCGATCGGCTGCGCATACCGACCCGAAGCGGTCGACTACCTGCTGCAGAAGCACTACCACCCGCGGAAGATGCCGCTGCGGCGTTGCCACGCGCGCGACCTGTTGATGCAGGTGCGGAACTTCTGCGCGTACCAGGGCCTGCCCGTTGAGTTGCGGCCCGACTACCTCGACCGCGCGGTGGGGGCGTACTTCACGGCCCTCGGCGGCGCGAGATGAATCTCATGAACGACCCGCGAGAAAGCGTCGTGAACGACAACCACCAAAAGCCCGACGTGCTGCTCCCCGGCTACGAGCTGATCGAGAAGATCGGCGCGGGCGGTTACGGCGAGGTGTGGAGCGCCATGGCGCCGGGCGGGCTGCACAAGGCGGTCAAGTATGTCTTCGGCAATGAGTTCGACAAGCGCGCCATCAGCGAGATGAACGCGCTGCAGAAGGTGAAGTCGGTGCGGCACCCGTTCTTGCTCTCGCTCGAGCGGATCGAGGTGGTCGACGGCCGGTTGATCGTGGTGTCGGAGCTCGCCGACGGCAGCCTGCGCGACCGCTTCCGTGAGTGCTTCGCGGAGGGTCTCCCGGGCATCCCGCGCGACGAGCTGCTCGGCTATCTAGCCGACGCCGCCGACGCGCTCGACTACCTTGCGGACCGGCATGAGCTGGCGCACCTCGACATCAAGCCCGAGAACCTGCTGCTCGTGGCGGGGCACGTCAAGGTGGCCGACTTCGGCCTCGTGAAGAGCCTGAGTCTCCAGACGCAGGCGTCGCTGGTGGGCGGCATGACGCCCGCGTACGCAGCGCCCGAGGTGTTCCGCGGTGTGCCGACTCGCCATAGCGATCAGTACAGCCTAGCGATCCTCTACCAAGAGATGCTGACGGGCGCCCCGACGTTCGCCGGCGCCAACGCGGCGGAGCTGACGCTGCAGCACATGAAGGACGACCCGGACCTCCACTCGCTCGGCGGGGCGGACCGGTTCGCCGTGGCGCGGGCGCTGTCGAAGGACCCCGCGAACCGTTTCGACTCGGCCCGCGCGTTTGTCGCGGCGTTGCGATCGCAACCGACTTCCTCGGCGTTCGATGGCGCGGCGTGCAACGTCGCGAGCCCTCCCGAAAGCCGTGAAGCTTTCACGGCCCCGGCGGCGAATCGCTTTTCGGTGACCGAGGTCTTCGAGGACAACCCGGCCGAAACGGGTCCTGGCGGGTCGGAGCTCGCGACGGTGCGGCCCGCGCCGCTCGTCACGCCCAAGCCAAGCGAGGTCTCGGCGCCCGACGCCGACGCCTCGCCCTTCGCCGCGGCGCCGGCGGTCTTCATCGGCGTCGGCGGGACCGGCGCGCGGGTGCTCCGCGCCTTGCGCGCGCAGATGCGCGAGCGTCTCGGCGCCACCGCGCCGTTGCCAGCGGCACCGATGCTGCTCTTCGATACGGACTCGCGAACGCTGGCCGCTGCTTCCATCGGCGGCGATCGCGGCATCGGACTCGACGCCGGCGAAACGGTGTCGCTGCCCCTCCGGCGGCCGCAGGCGTACCGCGACAAGTCGGAGCTGCTGCTGCGTTGGCTCGGCCGCCGCTGGTTGTACAACGTCCCGCGCTCGCTACAGACCGAGGGCATCCGCCCGCTCGGTCGCCTGGCGCTGGTAGACCACGCGCGCCAAGCGTTCCAACGACTGCGATCGGTGGTCTCCGGCGCGATCGAGCCCGACAGCCGCGACGCCTCGACCGAGGCGATTGGCCTCTCGTTCGATCAACCCGGGTTACGGGTGTACGTTGTCGGTTCAACGGCCGGCGGGACCGGGTCGGGCATGTCGATCGACATCGCTTACGCGGTGCGTTCGATTGTGAAGCGACTAGGCGTCGAGGACGCGACGGTCATCGGTGTGATGACGCACTCGACTTTCCGAGAGAACAGCCGATCCGAACTCGCCCGGGTGAACTCTTACGCCTGGCTCAGCGAGTTTGAGCAGTTCCGCCAGAGCGATCAGGGCTACCCAGGCGACTCGAGTGTTGGGCTGCCCGAACACGAACGCGGCGTCGAGGCGTTCGACCACACTTACTTCGTGCCGCTGGGCGAGCAGATCGATACGCCCGCTCTGGAGTCCGCCGCCGAAGCGGTTGCGGAGTACCTGTTCGCCGACGCGTTCACCACGGGGCAACGCCTGCTCGACGCGTTCCGCGCCCAGCGCGCGGACGCCAAGGGTTCGACGCTGCGTTCGTTCGCCGTCC from Botrimarina mediterranea encodes:
- a CDS encoding tubulin-like doman-containing protein codes for the protein MNDPRESVVNDNHQKPDVLLPGYELIEKIGAGGYGEVWSAMAPGGLHKAVKYVFGNEFDKRAISEMNALQKVKSVRHPFLLSLERIEVVDGRLIVVSELADGSLRDRFRECFAEGLPGIPRDELLGYLADAADALDYLADRHELAHLDIKPENLLLVAGHVKVADFGLVKSLSLQTQASLVGGMTPAYAAPEVFRGVPTRHSDQYSLAILYQEMLTGAPTFAGANAAELTLQHMKDDPDLHSLGGADRFAVARALSKDPANRFDSARAFVAALRSQPTSSAFDGAACNVASPPESREAFTAPAANRFSVTEVFEDNPAETGPGGSELATVRPAPLVTPKPSEVSAPDADASPFAAAPAVFIGVGGTGARVLRALRAQMRERLGATAPLPAAPMLLFDTDSRTLAAASIGGDRGIGLDAGETVSLPLRRPQAYRDKSELLLRWLGRRWLYNVPRSLQTEGIRPLGRLALVDHARQAFQRLRSVVSGAIEPDSRDASTEAIGLSFDQPGLRVYVVGSTAGGTGSGMSIDIAYAVRSIVKRLGVEDATVIGVMTHSTFRENSRSELARVNSYAWLSEFEQFRQSDQGYPGDSSVGLPEHERGVEAFDHTYFVPLGEQIDTPALESAAEAVAEYLFADAFTTGQRLLDAFRAQRADAKGSTLRSFAVRHRDSQGDTTLSPLESAAVSRMLDRWVGVTTDEPPATDLNSTDQVVHGAVAFLGRTQLDASTLASNCRSILEASLGGDASAYFEARFGADRSRNLAALGGKIDEGFGIVSADDEPTKLEQKVIDTIIEPMVNKLAEESIAWTIGRVNDTQERLEGADRAIRWLEDHLNAVEADLQKVMANVVADRARVVKNNAKGDKFKLFRLRLDHAALVAARRISQRLREQLRELPAELTTLRDVIESLRPAVNLEALDAPPSEIERFSIALEQRLQADYLTSHGGLLGALAEETRSPSLAGTIAHGAKRVARDGANASRAAADAALTAGFAEPPLQDCGGDYCHLTIQQTSPTDTTEESELLLVTEMAGVSLPHLAASLIGGRRDYAAYAERVRTRRDIEWRDPVLSADKTPSPLVSTVGVCAGPMVTAVL